Proteins from a genomic interval of Candidatus Babela massiliensis:
- the alaS gene encoding alanine--tRNA ligase — MNSFEIRKKFFDFFEQNNHTYVKSSSLIPAQDPTLLFTNAGMNQFKDLFLSKEKRSYTRAVSIQKCIRAGGKHNDLENVGFTKRHLTFFEMMGNFSFSDYFKKEAINYAWDFLTKWLNLPTEKLYASVYHKDDESYEIWNKSIGLPDNRIYRLGEADNFWQMGDTGPCGPCSEIYIDRGNNFGCQESNCAPGCNCDRFLEIWNLVFMQYDRQVDGELKPLKSTGVDTGMGLERLCSIIQNKDSVYETDLFMPIINKIEELTNVEYNTSSDNIKAAFRVLVDHLRSTSFAIADGAIPSNEGRGYVLRKIIRRAALFAQKLNSENIFVELVPTLVKHMSSIYPELETNKNLIIRTLNSEVDKFSNNLIQGQTILNKYISDKLNNNQEKVISGDKAFKLYDTYGFPLELTKVIAQDQGFSVDEEGFEKYMEEQRMRSGKKTEQCSLDQELYTQFTGYEEHITTSNIISIVVENSENILKETNEVKAKTKCYIITDRSPFYVECGGQVSDQGFIEIAGQDTPLLALKKFGNAIAALIETPVNLKVGEVVTLKIDSPSRINTMKNHTATHLLQAALIEILGNQVKQAGSVVEPDYLRFDFTYHENLTQDQIKQVEDLVNKKIMENIPLFIKHSTLKEAVSSGTIAFFGEKYNPEAVRVIEIPGFSKELCGGTHVKATGDIGVFKITQISSLASGVKRIVALTGPKALELFQDNFNTVKTLSQEFKVPQDQVLNAIEKQKEQVKLLNQEIKDLKTKFYKSEIKKWSEKTENINSIPFLYLTLTNLDNNDLKNIATELIKLKPGFYFLNSKNNDKNLFLGMISDQFKSKINLKNLANWLKNKNIFGGAKDTLIQGGSTEKIDPSFVNELKNWIDVNLE; from the coding sequence ATGAATTCATTTGAGATAAGAAAAAAATTTTTCGATTTTTTTGAACAAAATAATCATACTTATGTTAAAAGTTCTTCATTAATTCCTGCTCAAGATCCCACTTTATTATTTACAAATGCAGGAATGAATCAATTTAAAGATTTATTTTTATCAAAAGAGAAAAGAAGTTATACAAGAGCTGTAAGTATACAAAAATGTATACGAGCAGGTGGAAAGCACAATGATCTTGAAAATGTCGGATTCACTAAAAGACATTTAACTTTTTTTGAAATGATGGGTAATTTTTCTTTTAGCGATTACTTTAAAAAGGAAGCAATAAATTATGCTTGGGATTTTTTAACAAAATGGTTAAATTTACCTACAGAAAAGCTTTATGCAAGCGTATATCATAAAGATGATGAATCATATGAAATTTGGAATAAATCAATAGGGTTACCCGATAATAGAATATACCGATTAGGTGAAGCTGATAATTTTTGGCAAATGGGTGATACCGGTCCTTGCGGACCATGCAGTGAAATTTACATCGATAGAGGTAATAATTTCGGTTGCCAAGAAAGTAATTGTGCTCCAGGATGTAATTGTGATAGATTTTTAGAAATCTGGAATCTAGTATTTATGCAATATGATAGACAAGTTGATGGCGAACTTAAACCATTAAAATCTACTGGCGTTGATACCGGTATGGGCCTTGAAAGATTATGTTCAATTATACAAAATAAAGACTCTGTTTATGAAACCGATCTTTTTATGCCAATAATAAACAAAATAGAAGAATTAACTAATGTTGAGTACAATACCTCTTCAGATAATATAAAAGCAGCCTTTAGAGTACTTGTCGATCATTTAAGATCAACTTCTTTTGCAATTGCTGATGGCGCCATACCTTCCAATGAAGGCCGGGGTTATGTTTTAAGAAAAATTATCAGACGAGCAGCTTTATTTGCTCAAAAATTAAATTCAGAAAATATCTTTGTTGAGTTGGTTCCAACACTTGTTAAACACATGTCATCTATCTATCCTGAACTTGAGACCAATAAAAATTTAATTATTAGAACTTTAAATAGTGAAGTAGATAAATTCTCAAATAATTTGATTCAAGGACAAACTATATTAAATAAATATATTTCAGATAAATTAAATAATAACCAAGAAAAAGTAATATCAGGCGATAAAGCATTTAAATTATATGATACATACGGATTTCCTCTTGAATTAACCAAAGTTATTGCACAAGATCAAGGTTTTTCAGTTGATGAAGAAGGCTTTGAAAAATATATGGAAGAACAAAGAATGAGATCCGGCAAAAAAACTGAACAATGCTCTTTAGATCAAGAACTATATACTCAATTTACTGGTTATGAAGAACATATAACAACTAGCAATATTATCTCAATAGTGGTAGAAAACTCTGAAAATATATTAAAAGAAACTAATGAAGTTAAAGCAAAGACTAAATGTTATATAATAACTGACAGATCTCCATTTTATGTAGAATGCGGAGGGCAAGTAAGCGATCAAGGTTTTATAGAAATAGCAGGACAAGATACCCCATTGCTTGCTCTTAAAAAATTTGGTAATGCTATTGCCGCATTAATAGAAACTCCTGTTAATTTAAAAGTAGGTGAAGTAGTAACATTAAAAATAGATTCTCCAAGTAGAATCAATACAATGAAAAATCATACCGCAACTCACTTATTGCAAGCAGCCTTAATAGAAATTTTAGGAAATCAAGTAAAACAAGCTGGGTCTGTAGTTGAACCTGATTATTTAAGATTTGATTTCACTTATCATGAAAATCTCACTCAAGATCAAATTAAACAAGTAGAAGATCTTGTTAATAAAAAAATAATGGAAAATATCCCTCTTTTTATTAAACATAGTACTTTAAAAGAAGCAGTTAGTAGTGGCACTATTGCATTTTTTGGAGAAAAATATAATCCAGAAGCTGTAAGAGTAATTGAAATTCCTGGTTTTTCTAAAGAATTATGTGGTGGAACACATGTAAAAGCAACAGGTGATATTGGGGTGTTTAAAATAACACAAATATCTTCTTTAGCATCAGGGGTTAAAAGAATAGTAGCATTAACTGGACCAAAAGCTCTTGAACTATTTCAAGATAATTTTAATACAGTAAAAACTTTAAGCCAAGAATTTAAAGTCCCTCAAGATCAAGTATTAAATGCTATTGAAAAACAAAAAGAACAAGTGAAACTATTAAATCAAGAAATTAAAGATCTAAAAACTAAATTCTATAAATCAGAAATCAAAAAATGGTCAGAAAAAACAGAAAATATTAACTCTATACCATTTTTATATTTAACATTAACAAATTTAGATAATAACGATCTTAAAAATATCGCAACTGAATTAATAAAGTTAAAACCTGGTTTTTATTTTTTAAACAGCAAAAACAATGATAAAAACCTATTTTTAGGTATGATTTCAGATCAATTTAAATCTAAAATTAATTTAAAAAATCTAGCAAATTGGTTAAAAAATAAAAATATTTTTGGTGGCGCTAAAGATACATTAATCCAAGGTGGTTCTACAGAAAAAATAGATCCTAGCTTTGTCAATGAACTTAAGAATTGGATCGATGTTAATCTAGAATAA
- a CDS encoding Serine/threonine protein phosphatase PP2A family, which produces MNIVFKLLFLSLFTLRCIGFDTLSDAVLYAECKTNEKLFNKLLKRKKPLWSIDIFKDLLQSVLVSRQLKGYVSDLVFKYTPMPGSKFIVFGDINSSFDSLIKDLKFLFERGIIDNNFRIRRPDTFFVFLGNIINGSENILETLTVILKLMQENLHLVFYLKGKSEVNYNWLNTGIKKELKIQVIQDKKSLFLENEIHSFFNTLPYALYLANNPDEGIIRFSNFDFNYRKIKEKNYIGILKSLKLHSSQTANISKFSTYNICNLNSNVYANNLIDVKVLIKSQDILRNFQSIEGLSTFMSEKGAIVWNLFSSPNNFYQEYFNANYDAFCVVDIYSSLAETTISLYNRDIKDIYNFSQKRAYKLLTTEKINSKDNLFFDSSTSKNHLDKKDIEELQNLIKNIMIKVKNISQRLYSFENRLNNFLFNSQVTSLPINNREHLNEIK; this is translated from the coding sequence ATGAATATAGTGTTTAAATTATTATTTTTAAGTTTATTTACTTTAAGATGTATTGGTTTTGATACTTTATCAGACGCAGTACTATATGCTGAGTGTAAAACCAATGAGAAACTTTTTAATAAATTATTAAAAAGGAAGAAGCCTTTATGGTCTATTGATATTTTTAAAGACCTTTTGCAATCCGTACTTGTTTCAAGACAATTAAAAGGTTATGTTTCAGATTTGGTATTTAAATATACCCCAATGCCTGGCTCTAAATTTATTGTATTTGGCGATATCAATTCTTCTTTTGATTCTTTAATTAAGGATTTAAAATTTTTGTTTGAAAGAGGAATTATCGATAATAATTTTAGAATAAGAAGACCGGATACGTTTTTTGTTTTTTTAGGAAATATTATTAATGGTTCTGAAAATATTCTTGAAACACTTACGGTTATCTTAAAATTAATGCAAGAAAATCTACATTTAGTATTTTATCTAAAGGGTAAATCAGAAGTAAACTATAATTGGCTTAATACTGGCATTAAAAAAGAGCTTAAAATACAAGTGATTCAAGATAAAAAATCATTGTTTTTAGAAAATGAGATTCATTCCTTTTTCAATACTTTGCCTTATGCTTTATATTTGGCAAATAATCCAGATGAAGGTATCATTCGTTTTTCTAATTTTGATTTTAATTATCGTAAGATTAAAGAAAAGAATTATATAGGTATTTTAAAAAGTTTAAAATTACATAGCTCACAGACTGCTAATATAAGTAAATTCAGTACTTATAATATTTGTAATCTAAATAGTAATGTTTATGCTAATAATTTAATTGATGTTAAAGTTTTAATTAAGAGCCAAGATATTTTAAGAAATTTTCAATCAATAGAAGGGCTTTCTACTTTTATGTCAGAAAAAGGAGCTATCGTTTGGAACTTATTTTCTTCTCCCAATAATTTTTATCAAGAGTATTTTAATGCAAATTACGATGCATTTTGTGTAGTAGATATATATTCTTCTTTGGCAGAAACTACAATTTCTTTATATAATAGAGATATAAAGGATATATATAATTTTTCTCAAAAAAGAGCTTATAAATTATTAACTACAGAAAAAATTAATTCTAAAGATAACTTGTTTTTCGATTCTTCTACAAGTAAAAATCATCTTGATAAAAAAGATATTGAAGAGCTACAAAATTTGATTAAAAATATTATGATAAAAGTTAAGAATATTTCTCAAAGGCTTTATAGTTTTGAAAATAGGTTAAACAACTTTCTTTTTAACTCTCAAGTTACATCTTTACCTATTAATAATAGGGAGCATTTGAATGAAATTAAATAA
- a CDS encoding ABC transporter substrate-binding protein, translating into MKLNNLKLLIIVFSFFNRLFSFVNLDQAREYSLYYPEFPKFDSKVEEGDFSTFYRSLVQSRWKKFLIKLGFESKPIWNYSDFASILKRVTQICSNRLKKHTDKDFYNLLEVDENSQIILWGDLEAGFHSFVRDLTYLLDRHIIDNEFKLIVPDTYLVFNGNVIGRGPYPIETLTLILKLIEVNPDKIFYIRGHQEEIHVWPEMSLEKQIKILTSDITYIDINCFFNTLPIGLLVNLKNDVKDIIKISYFGLDKITDYIDDLVVIDSEAQSRGNMNSYLAKAYIQGQLTYNFHDINLTNKVPNFSCAEGLYRLANINNTIVWSTKSSPIQFYRMNYKFSYDSFVTLNFGSSIKDTSISLYFSSESNNFELSAIYNLINGELLAKGQSALERLPYYSKNFHLLDKQQLIKRLNFIDKKVDFVQDRLNYLESKLEADLKNIEVKNKVIKDLNFDNSLIDKLLNQNFENQEDIYSSVMALIDNFDVAVTRLEHIEQLIGANNLILKEDLKRVVHIEQPKGKIILGSSAALTRTAKGVGVPICQGLSLSISDLNHLGGINGNFIELVFLDDKYIPYLFEKNIRDIFYKYETNLLLFPEGSTNILHVLNFINDNNMFIFFSKSGSSFLRDTKLKNVINFRASFIDEGKVLVDHVLKHHSNANFLFFYQDDAFGLDVLQGAKSILDKNSIKNWTEVLYRTGTSNLKEAAIKIKQANPDTIGLFVLGPTAVEIIRELGVEFLANKTVFGVSAIADDVTRNVLKNMGVNLLLSQLVPCPESSDLEIVKEYRKKLSYYGYEPNAFSLEAYIAASIFFDQVSKIDLPITGEKIMNQIEKLKNYNFKGLKLNFNLATRSLNNSIWLKNIDGKCIEKNIEDLEEYKEVAIFNR; encoded by the coding sequence ATGAAATTAAATAATCTAAAATTGTTAATTATAGTTTTTAGCTTTTTCAATAGGCTATTTTCCTTTGTTAATTTAGATCAGGCAAGAGAATATAGTTTATATTATCCCGAGTTTCCTAAATTTGATAGTAAAGTTGAAGAAGGAGATTTTTCTACTTTTTATAGATCTCTAGTTCAATCAAGATGGAAAAAATTTTTAATTAAACTTGGTTTTGAAAGCAAGCCTATTTGGAATTATTCTGATTTTGCTTCTATTTTAAAGCGTGTGACTCAAATTTGCTCTAATAGATTAAAAAAGCATACAGATAAAGATTTTTATAATTTATTAGAGGTAGATGAAAATAGTCAAATTATATTATGGGGAGATCTTGAGGCAGGGTTCCATTCTTTTGTTAGAGATTTAACTTATTTGCTTGATAGACATATAATAGATAATGAGTTTAAGTTAATTGTACCTGATACTTATTTAGTATTTAATGGTAATGTTATTGGCCGAGGGCCTTATCCTATTGAAACTTTGACATTAATTTTAAAATTAATTGAAGTTAATCCTGATAAAATATTTTATATAAGGGGCCATCAAGAAGAAATTCATGTATGGCCCGAAATGAGTTTAGAAAAACAGATTAAAATTTTAACTAGTGATATAACTTATATTGATATCAACTGTTTTTTTAATACTTTACCAATAGGATTATTAGTTAATTTGAAAAATGATGTTAAAGATATAATTAAGATATCCTATTTTGGTCTTGATAAGATAACCGATTATATTGATGATCTTGTTGTTATTGATTCAGAAGCTCAATCAAGAGGGAACATGAATTCTTATTTGGCTAAAGCTTATATACAAGGGCAGTTGACTTATAATTTTCATGATATTAATTTAACAAATAAGGTACCTAATTTTTCTTGTGCTGAAGGATTGTATAGACTTGCAAATATAAATAATACTATAGTGTGGTCCACTAAATCTTCTCCTATTCAATTTTATCGTATGAATTATAAATTTTCTTATGACTCTTTTGTAACTTTAAATTTTGGTTCTTCTATAAAAGATACTAGTATATCTTTATATTTTTCTTCAGAATCTAATAATTTTGAGTTGAGTGCTATATATAACCTAATTAATGGAGAATTACTTGCAAAGGGTCAAAGTGCTTTAGAACGGCTGCCTTATTATTCTAAAAATTTTCATTTGCTTGATAAACAGCAATTGATTAAGAGATTGAATTTTATAGATAAAAAAGTAGATTTTGTTCAAGACCGGTTAAATTACTTAGAATCTAAATTGGAAGCTGATCTTAAAAATATAGAAGTTAAAAATAAAGTTATAAAGGATCTGAATTTTGATAATAGCCTTATAGATAAACTTTTAAATCAGAATTTTGAAAATCAAGAAGATATATACAGTTCAGTAATGGCTCTTATAGATAATTTTGATGTTGCAGTTACTAGATTAGAGCATATTGAACAATTGATTGGTGCTAATAATTTAATATTAAAAGAAGACCTAAAAAGGGTTGTACATATAGAGCAACCTAAAGGTAAAATTATTTTAGGATCATCAGCAGCTCTTACTCGAACCGCCAAGGGAGTAGGAGTTCCTATTTGCCAAGGTTTATCGTTGTCTATTTCTGATCTTAATCATTTGGGTGGTATTAATGGTAACTTTATAGAACTGGTATTTCTTGATGATAAATATATACCATACTTATTTGAAAAGAATATAAGAGATATTTTTTATAAGTATGAAACTAATTTGCTTTTATTTCCTGAAGGCAGTACTAATATTTTACATGTATTGAATTTTATTAATGATAATAACATGTTTATATTTTTTTCTAAAAGTGGCTCTAGTTTTTTAAGAGATACTAAATTGAAGAACGTAATTAATTTCAGAGCTAGTTTTATAGATGAAGGCAAGGTTCTTGTTGATCATGTGCTTAAGCATCATTCAAATGCTAATTTTTTGTTTTTTTATCAAGATGATGCTTTTGGTTTAGATGTTTTACAAGGAGCAAAATCTATCCTTGATAAAAATAGTATAAAAAATTGGACAGAAGTATTATATAGAACAGGTACATCTAATCTTAAAGAAGCGGCTATTAAAATTAAGCAAGCTAATCCTGATACTATTGGCTTGTTTGTGTTAGGTCCTACAGCTGTAGAGATTATTAGAGAATTAGGAGTAGAATTTTTAGCAAATAAGACGGTTTTTGGGGTATCTGCTATTGCTGATGATGTAACCAGAAATGTTCTTAAAAATATGGGAGTTAATTTATTATTATCTCAGCTTGTTCCCTGTCCTGAATCAAGTGATCTTGAAATAGTTAAAGAATATAGAAAGAAATTAAGTTATTATGGATATGAACCTAATGCATTTTCTTTAGAGGCCTATATAGCAGCGAGTATATTTTTTGATCAAGTTTCTAAAATAGATTTGCCAATAACTGGTGAAAAAATTATGAATCAGATTGAAAAATTAAAAAATTATAATTTTAAAGGCCTTAAGTTGAATTTTAATTTAGCCACTAGAAGTTTAAACAATTCTATATGGTTAAAAAATATAGATGGTAAATGTATTGAAAAAAATATTGAAGATTTAGAAGAATACAAAGAAGTTGCAATTTTTAATAGATAG